AGGTTGTCCTGTGGGGTTTCAGAtcgatttggggaggggtctcacgCTTCGCcccccctcccgcagcccccccGGGGTGGTGCCCACCCCCCTGGCCGAGGCCAGCCGGGCCATGGCCGGGGACACCACCCTGAGTGAGAACTACGCCTTCGCCGGGGTGTTCCACGTGTTCGACCAACACCTGGACAGCGCAGGTAACCCGGGGGGGGGTCGGGTGTCAtctgggagggggctgggggggtctCAGGTGTTGTTTGGGGGTCTCAGGTGTCCCTTGGGGGGCATCAGGGGAGTCTGGGGGTTCTCAGGTGTTGTTTAGGTGTTTCTGGGGAAACTTtgagggggtctgggggggtctCAGGTGTCATctgagggggtctgggggggtctcaggtgttgtttgggggggggtctcaggtgTCCCCTgcgggggtctgggggggtctcaggtgttgtttgggggggggtctcaggtgTTGtttgggggatctgggggggtcTCAGGTGTTGTTTGGGGGTCTCAGGTGTCCCTTGGGGGGCAtcaggggggtctgggggttcTCAGGTGTTGTTTGGGGGGTCTGAAGGGGTCTCAGGTGTtgtttggggggggtctcaggtgttgtttggggggggggggtctcaggtgTTGTCTGGGGGGGCTCTCaggtgtcccccgtgtccctccccagggcaggagcctcagtttcctgcagggtctgggggctccccagctctggggctgatccctttgttttggggtgtctcCCCCGAGTCTGGGGGGCTCCCAGCTCTGTAtaattttggggaggggtctcacccgTCCCCCTTTACCCCCCCCCAGTGCGGAAGGTGCGGTTCGCGCGCGACGAGCGCCACCTGCTGGATGGGTGGGGGAGTCCCCCCTGGCTCTGAGGCTGAACCCTTTGCTTTGAGGGGGGGTCTCTCCTGACTCTGGGGGGTTCCTGGCCCTGTGtaattttggggaggggtctcacccacctcctcctgtcccccccAGTGCGGAAGGTGCAGTTTCCCCATGACGAGCGCCACCTGCTGCATAGCATTGGGGATTTCCCCTGATTTTAGGGGGCTCCCCACTGTGTAtaattttggggagggggtctcACCTTTCCCCCTTCATGCCCCCCAGTGCGGAAGGCGCAGTTCGCCCACGACGAGCGCCACCTGCTGGATGGGTTGGGGGGCTCCCCCCAGTTTTAGGGATCTCCCCTGGCCCTAtagaattttggggaggggtctcacccgTCCCCCTTTACCCCCCCCCCAGTGTGGAAGGTACGGTTCGCGCACGACGAGCGCCACCCGCTGGATGGGTTGGGGGGCTCCCCCCAGTTTTAGGGGTCTCCCCTGGCCCTAtagaattttggggaggggtctcacgCCCCCCCTCGTGTTCCCCCAGTGCGGAAGGTGCAGTTCGCGCACGACGAGCGCCACCTGCTGGCGTGCTGCTCGCTGGACGGGACGCTCTCCGTGTGCCGCCTGGCCCCGGGGCCCCCGGCCGTGCTGCGGCGCCTCCGCGGCCACGGCGCCGGCGTCTCGGACTTCGCCTGGTCCCTGTCCAACGACGTCCTGGTGTCCACCTCGCTGGACGGGACCCTGCGCCTCTGGGACCCCGGGGACGGGCGCTGCATCCGCCGCGTGCCCGACCCCGACGGGGCCGCGCTGCTGTGCTGTGCGTTCCAGCCGCTGAATAACAACCTGACTGTGGTGAGAGGAACCCTAAAACTGTCCTGAAGTACCCCTaaactgccccaaaatgccACAGCTCTGAGGGACCCCCCAAACatccccccaaacccaacccGGCGCTGCTGTGCTGTGCGTTCCAGCCGCTGAATAACAACCTGACTGTGGTGAGGGAAACCCTAAATCTGTCCTAAAGTACCCCTAAACTGCCCCCCAAAATGCCACAGCCCTGAGGGACCCTCCTGGGaccccctgtgctgctgtgctgtgcgtTCCAGCCGCTGAATAACAACCTGACTGTGGTGAGAGGAACCCTAAAACTGTCCTAAAGTACCCCTAAACTGCCCCAAAATGTCACAGCCCTGAGGGAccctcctgggaccccccaaacccaacccGGCGCTGCTGTGCTGTGCGTTCCAGCCGCTGAATAACAACCTGGCTGTGGTGAAATACTGAAATGccctaaaaccaccccaaaatgtcccagtgctgggagacccccctgagacccccaaacatcccccccaaacccaaccctGCTTTGTTGCACTGTGCATTCCAGCCGCTGAATAACAACCCGACTGTGGTGAGAAAAACCCTAAAGTACCTTAAAACCATCTTAAAATACCCCTAAActgccccaaaataccccaaaatgccccagtgctgggagaccccccgagaccccccagacatcccccaaacccctctgagtGACCCTTTGTGCCCCCCAGgtgggcagtgcctggcacatGGTGCAGGTTGTGAACATCCCCACAGGGAAGGCGGCtccaggggggttttgggggtctcagggtgggttttggggggcattttgggggtttcaGGAGGGTCTCAGGCAGGTGTGTGCCCTCCCCCAGGTGGGCAGTGCCCGGCGCATGGTCCACGTTGTGAACATCTCCATGGGGAAGGCGGCTCGGGGCGGGGGgttggaggggattttggggatctcAGGATCTCAGGTTTGAGGGTctcaggatgggtttggggggtctcaggatgggttttggggggtctcaggatgggtttggggggtctcaggatgggttttggggggtctcaggatgggtttggggggtctcaggacgggtttgggggtcccaggatgggtttgggggtctcaggatgggtttgggggtcccagggcgCCCCCCCAGCCCACGTTTTGCCCCCCCAggtgggcagtgcccagcacatgGTGTGCGTTGTGAACATCTCCATGGGGAAGGCAGCTCGGGGCGGGGGgttggaggggattttggggatctcAGGCAGGTTTGAGGGTCTCAGGCAGGTTGAGGGTCTCAGGATGGGTTTGAGGGTctcaggatgggtttgggggtctcaggcAGGTTTGAGGGTctcaggatgggtttggggaggtCTCAGGAcgggtttgggggtcccaggatgggtttgggggtctcaggatgggtttgggggtcccagggtgccccCCCAGCCCACGTTTTGCCCCCCCAGGTGGGCAGTGCCCGGCACATGGTGCGCGTTGTGAACATCTCCACCGGGAAGGCGGCTCGGGGCGGCACCGGGCGCCTCCCCGGGCGGGTCCTCGCCCTTTGCTTCGACGCCCCCGGGCGGGTCCTGTGGGCCGGCGACGATCGGGGCTCGGTGTCCTCGTTCCTGTGCGACCCCGGCACCGGTACCGGCcctgggggggactgggaggggactggggggcactgggagggaactgggatggactgggacgggattggggggcactgggatggactgggaggggattgagagggactgggagggaactgggagggactggggatggGTAcagagggactgggacagactgggagggcATTGGAGGGGTCTGGAGGTGGGTACAAAaggactggggggcactgggaggcactggggctgtactggggggcactgggaggcactggggctgTAGTGGGCGgtactggggggcactgggagggttttggggaggggtctcactcCGTGCCCCCCCCAGGCTGGCTTACCAATGCTTTGCCAGTGCTGGTGttggagggcactgggagggcactggggggcactggctggtactgggaggcactggggctgTACTGGGTGGTACTGGGGCAGTACtgaggggcactggggcagtgcctgggggcactggggcagtactgggagggttttggggagggggtctcACACCCTGTACCCCCCAGGCTGGCTGACCAAGGCCTCGTGGCTGCTGGtcctgggggcattggggggcactgggtggtactgggcagcactggggcagtaccggggggcactggggctgtgctggggaggggtctcacgCCGTGTGCCCCCCAGGCCGGCTCACCAAGGCCTCGCGGGTGCTGGTCCAGGCCGGCGGCTCCATCACGTCGCTCTCGGCCCGGGCCTGGGCCAGCCGGGAGGCGCCGGACCCGTCCCTGCTGGTGAACGCCTGCCCCGACCGCCTGCTGCTCTTCCGGTACGTTCGGGGACGTcaggggggcttggggacatcaggggggctttggggacattggggacatcaggggggcttggggacattggggacatcaggggggcttggggacattaTGGACATcaggggggctttggggacattggggggatttggggaattgaggggttttggggaattgGGGGGCTTTGGAGAactggggggctttggggaactggggggatttggggtgaacCAGACCCGTCCCTGCTGGTGAACGCCTGCCCCgacctcctgctgctcttccgGTACATTCGGGGACATcaggggggcttggggacattggggacatcaggggggctttgggacattggggacatcaggggggctttggggacattggggggatttggggaattgaggggatttggggaattggggggatttggggaattgaggggatttggggaattggggacatcaggggggatttggggacattggggggatttggggaattggggggctttggggaatTGGGGGGACTTGGGGTGAACCAGACCCGTCCCTGCTGGTCAACGCCTGCCCCGacctcctgctgcttttctgctatgggggggacattgggggagtttttggggtgatttttgggtgtttCTGACCCATTTTTTTGGTTCCTCCAGGGTGGTGGAGGACGAGGGGGGCTCGGTGGGGTTTtaggggcagtttttggggtgatttttgggtgttttttggtaTTTCTGACCTGTTTTTGGTCCCCGCAGGGTGGTGGAGGACGAGGGGGGCTCGGGCGCCCCGGGGCTGCGGCTCCGGCGCAGTTTCCCCACGCGGCACCGGGAGCagcccctgaggagctgcttcTGCCCCCTGATGTCCTTCAGGCAGGGAGCCTGCGTGGGTGAgcactgggacaaactgggagggactgggacaaactgggagtggattgggataaactgggagagcctgggaatggactggaagggactgggacaaactgggatgggctgggaatggactggaagagactgggacaaactgggatgggctgggaatggactgggaggggactgggacaaactgggagcgactgggaatggactggaagagactgggacaaactgggatgggctgggaatggactgggagccTGCATGGGTGAGcgctgggacaaactgggagggactgggacaaactgggagtggattgggataaactgggagagcctgggaatggactgggaggggactgggacaGAATGGGaacagactgggagggactcggacaaactgggaatggactgggacagactgggagtggactgggacaaactgggaatggactgggagggactgggagcctGCGTGGGTGAGCGCTGGAACAggctgggaatggactgggaggggaccggaatgaactgggacaaactgggagggactgggagagagtgggacaaactgggaatggactgggagggactgggacagactgggagagactgggagggaGTGGAacagactgggaatggactgggagggactggggtgggagcagggacaggcgCCACCCCCCAGccgtgtccccagtgtccccaacaaTGACAGGCATTGAGAGGGTCAGTAGGATGacattgcccagccctgtccccaatgtccccatagTGACAGGCAGCAAGGGGGGCGGTTGGGTGCCTTATccctgtccctgatgtccccaacgtccccacGCAGTGACACGGGCAGCGAGGAGGGCGGTTgggtgtccctgatgtccccaatgtccctgatgtccccaatcaCCCCAACGTCCCCACGCAGTGATGGGCAGCGAGGGGGTCAATTgggtgtccccgatgtccccgcGCAGTGATGGGCAGCGAGGGGGTCGGTTGGGtatccctgatgtccccaatgtccccactgtccccacgcAGTGACGGGCAGCGAGGAGGGCGGTTGGGTGCCATCCTTCATCCCTGTTCccgatgtccccatgtccctgatgtccccaatgtccccacacaGTGACACGGGGGCAGCGAGGGGGTCGGttgggtgtccccaatgtccccactgtccccacacAGTGACGGGCAGCGAGGAGGGTGGttgggtgtccccaatgtccccgcaCAGTGACGGGCAGCAAGGAGGGTGGTTGGGTGTCCCCGATGTCCTTgccatccccaatgtccccgatgtccccacaCAGTGACAGGCAGCGAGGGGGTCGGTTgggtgtccctgatgtccccaatgtccccacgcAGTGACAGGCAGCGAGGGGGTCGGTTGGGTGTCCCCGATGTCCTTGCcatccctgatgtccccaatgtccccacgcAGTGACGGGCAGCGAAGGAGGGTGGttgggtgtccccaatgtccttgccatccccaatgtccccgcgCAGTGACGGGCAGCAAGGGGGTCGGTTgggtgtccctgatgtccccaatgtccccacgcAGTGACGGGCAGCGAGGGGGTCGGTTgggtgtccctgatgtccccaatgtccccgcgCAGTGACAGGCAGCGAGGGGGTCAGTTgggtgtccctgatgtccccaatgtccttgccatccccaatgtccccacacaGTGACAGGCAGTGAGGGGGTCAGTTgtgtgtccctgatgtccccactgtccccaatgtccccatgcaGTGACAGGCAGCGAGGGGGTCAGTTgggtgtccctgatgtccccaatgtccttgccatccccaatgtccccgcgCAGTGACGGGCAGCGAGGGGGTCAGTTgggtgtccccgatgtccccaatgtccctgcgCAGTGACAGGCAGCGAGGGGGTCGGTTgggtgtccctgatgtccccaatgtccttgccatccccaatgtccctgcgCAGTGACAGGCAGCGAGGGGGTCGGTTgtgtgtccctgatgtccctgaTGTCCTCACACAGTGACGGGCAGCGAGGACGCCTCCGTGCACTTTTTCGACGTGGGCCGCGCCGCGCGAGCCACGGTGAACACCCTGCAGGGCCACGGGGCGCCCGTGCTGGCCGTGGCCTTCAACTGCGACGAGTCCCTGCTGGCCTCGGGGGACGCCGCGGGCACCGTCATCGTCTGGCGCCGCCAGCACGCCTGAGGCGCCccaagaaccccaaaatccccgcgggaaaccccaaaacctgcctgGAGATACCCCAGAAACGCCCGAAAAACCACCTCGAAACACGCCGGCGTGGGCTTGCAGTGTGGAGAGTTTTGAGAGCGGTGTGTGGCAGcgaaataccccaaaatcctgcccaaaaccccccccaaaatcctgccagATACACCCCCAGAATtctgcccaaaatcccacccgaaacacccccaaaatcctgcccaAAACCACTACAAAATGCTTCCCAAAACACCCTCAAAATCCTgtccaaaatatcccaaaatcctgcccaAAAACCACTCCAAAAATCCTGCctaaacacccccaaaacccttcctaaaatcctgccccaaaacacctcaaaatCCTTCCTAAAATCCTGCCCAAAACCCTCCAGAATCCTTCCTAaaatcctgccccaaaacacccccaaaatccttcctaaaatcctgccccaaaaccccccaaaaaacccccagaatccggcccaaaacccccccaaatcctacCCAAAATCCTTCCTAAAATCCTGCCCAAAACCCTCCAGAATCCTTCCTAaaatcctgccccaaaacacccccaaaatcttTCCTAAAATCCtgccccaaaactccccaaaatcattcccaaaaaaacccccaaaatccttccccaAATCGCTCCAAACCTCCTCCAAAATCTCCCAAACCCCACCCTGGAATcttccaaaaaccccaaacccaaaatgcCCCCGCCTGGTGTTCAAGCACGGTGAATTTTGCGAGGAGTTGTGTGGCaacaaaataccccaaaaccaccccaaaatgtcccccaaatatcccaaaactcccccaaaattcccctcgATCCTCCCAGTCTGGTTATTGAAATTTGTGTGACCCCGAacctttcccaaaaccctccagaccctccccaaaatccacagaTCCCCCCGGGACCACCCCAAAATTGCTCCAGTGGGACCTTCAGGcacacctgggaccccccaaacacacctggaacccccaaaacccacctggatCCCCCTCAGAATTCCCCCAGCACGGCCCTCAACAGCTGCACAGGTGTTGTCATTGTGTGGCACTCACAGCACACCTGgatcccccccaaaacacacctggatcccaaaatccccacctggacccccccaaaattcccccagcACGGCCTTGGAAGAACTGCACAGGTGTTGTCACTTTGTAGCACTCACAGCACACCTGGatccccccccaaaccccacctggacccccccaaaaccccacctgGATCCCCCTCAGAATTCCCCCAGCACGGCCTTCAACAGCTGCACAGGTGTTGTCATTGTGTGGCACTCACAGCACACCTGGATGCTCCCAAAACACACCTGGATCCCCCCCCCAAACACACCTGAGACCCCCTCAAACCCCACCTggaacccccccaaaattgccccagcACGGCCTTGGAAGAACTGCACAGGTGTTGTCACTTTGTAGCACTCACAGCACACCTGGatccccccccaaaacacacctGGATCCCCCAAAGCCCCTtccaagaccccccaaaacccacctggacccccccaaacccttcccagtgGGACCTTGAACAAGTGCACAGGTGTTGTCATCACGTGGCACTCACAGCACACCtggatccccaaaacccccccgggACCTCCCAAACTTCACCTGGAACCCCCAACACCTTCCCAGTGTAGCCTTGAAGAACTGCACAGGTGTTGTCATCGTGTGGCACTCACAGCACacctgagaccccccccaaaacacacctggatccccaaatccccacctggatccccctcaaaattcccccagTGTGGCCTTGAACAAGTGCACAGGTGTTGTCATCGTGTGGCACTCACAGCACACCTGGGTcccccccaaaacacacctggatccccaaatccccacctgGATTCCCCAAAACACACCTggatccccaaaatcacctgcagcccccccaaaacccacctggaccaccccaaaattgccccagcACGGCCTTGGAAGAACTGCACAGGTGTTGTCATTGTGTAGCACTCACAGCACACCTGGatccccccccaaaacacacctggatcccaaaatccccacctggaccccccaaatccccacctggaccccccaaatccccacctggaccaccccaaaattgccccagcACGGCCTTGGAAGAACTGCACAGGTGTTGTCACTTTGTAGCACTCACAGCACACCTGgatcccccccccaaaacacacctggagcccccccaaagcccctcagcccccccaaacccccgcGGGCGGCAGCGGAGGCGTGGCCGGGTGTGCGGTGGGCGTGGCCAGGTGCGGCCCAGGTGTCTCAGAACAGGTACTTGCGGCACGAGGCCGCCCCGCACTTGCACTCGATGCGGCCGCGGGCGCGGGGGGagccccccagggacccccccacCAGGCCGAAGTTGGAGTCCATGCGGGTGCTCTCGGCGTCCACGGGGTCCACTGCGGGCGGGGCAAGGAAAGGTGCGCtcagacacacctggggacgGGCGGCTACGGCCAGGAAACGCCCACGTGTGGCTCTGACCCCCCCCAGGTACGGCCTGGAACCCCCAGGTGTGGCCCTGACTCCCCCCAGGTAGAACCTCGAACCTCCCCAGGTGTGGCCAGGAACCTCCCAGGTGTGACCCTGACTCCCCCAGGTGTGACCCTGACCCCCCCAGGTGTGACCCTGACCCCCTCAGGGGTGGCCCTGACCTCCCCAGGTGTGACTCTGATCCCCCAGGTGTGGCCAGGAACCCCCCAGGTGTGACCCTGACCCCCCCAGGGGTGGCCCTGACCCCCCCAGGTGTGGCCCTGACCTCCCCAGGTGTGGCTCTGATCCCCCAGGTGTGGCCCTGACTCCCCCAGGTGTGACCCGGACCCCCCCGGTGTGACCAGGAACCCCCCAGGTATGGCCCTGACCCCCTCAGGTGTGGCCCTGACCCCCCCAGGTGTGACCCTGACCCCCCCGGTGTGACCAGGAACCCCCCAGGTATGGCCCTGACCCCCTCAGGTGTGGCCCTGACCCCCCCAGGTGTGACCAGGAACCCCCCAGGTGTGGCTCTGATCCCCCAGGTGTGGCTCTGATCCCCCAGGTGTGACCAGGAACCCCCAGGTGTGGCCAGGAACCCCCCAGGTGTGACCCTGATCCCCTCAGGTGTGGCCCTGACCCCACAGTGCAGGGTGGGCTGAGGGGAGGGGGCTCTGTGCAAGACAGGTGTGTGACATGGAtaggtgtgacaggtgtgtgACAGGTACAGGTGTGACCATAGAGAGGTGTGACAGGTGTATGACAGGTTCAGGTGTGTGACAGGCACAGGTGTGTGCCAGGTACAGGTGTGTGCCAGGTAAGGACAGGTACCGTGCATGTTGTAGTCAAAGGTgagctcctccccagcctggatGGGCCTGGGGGGCAGGGACAGGTGTGTGACATGGACACATACAGGTGTGTgacaggtgtgccaggtgtgtgccagGTAAGGACAGGTACCGTGCATGTTGTAGTCGAAGGTGAGCTCCTCGCCGGCGCGGATGGGCCTGGTGGCGAACAGGGCGATGCGCGGCAGCCGCTGGTCCAGGTTCTCGATGAACACGTTGTACACCTGCAGGTTGGGGTCACACTGCCCCGCCCCCcaggtgagacacacctggCACGTGAGCCCCGCCCCCCGGGTGAGCCACACCCACAGCACCTGACCCACCCCaacaggtgagacacacctggCAGGAGGTGAGCCACACCCACAGCTGGGGGAAAAGGTGCTGGAAGCTCCACCCACAAGGCAGGTAAGGCCACACCTCTAAACAGGTAAAGGCCCAGCTGTGGGCAGGTGAACCACACCTGTGCCTGGGTAAACCCACCCTAAGCCCAGGTAAACCCACACCTGTGGGGAAGTTAAACCCACACCTGAGGTAAGAGCACCCCAAGCCCAGGTAAGCCCACACCGGTGGGCAGGTAAAccacacctgtgcccaggtaAGCCCACTCCAAGCCCAGGTAAAccacacctgtgcccaggtaAGCCCACTCCAAGCCCAGGTAAGCccacacctgtgcccaggtaAGCCCACTCCAAGCCCAGGTAAAccacacctgtgcccaggtaAGCCCACTCCAAGCCCAGGTAAGCccacacctgtgcccaggtaAGCCCACTCCAAGCCCAGGTAAACCACACCTGAGCCCAGGTAAGCCCACTCCAAGCCCAGGTAAGCccacacctgtgcccaggtaAGCCCACTCCAAGCCCAGGTAAGCccacacctgtgcccaggtgaggcTGACTCACGCTGTGGTTGACGAAGTGCGAGATGTTGCCGTAGTGGGCGGCGTCCACGGTGTACACGTCCTCCACGTAGTCCAGGTCGAACAGGTACGTGGCGCCCTGGCGGTCGTACACCTGTCCCCGGCGCTCCGCCTCCTCTGAGGTGATGAtctggggcagggacacacctgtcacacacctggggcacacctgtaCCACACCTGTCACACGCCTGAACCACCCCACACACCTGGGAAACACCTGTACTGCCTCATACCTGCTCCACatcacacctggggcacacctggacCATcccacacacctgggcacacctggggcacacccGAACCACCTCACACACCTGGGCATgtcacacctggggcacacctgcaCCCATCCCACACACCTGGAGCACACCTCTACCTGCCccacacacctgtgtcacacctgtacTGCCTCACACCTGCACCGTGTCACACCTGAAGCACCccacacacctgtgtcacacccaTACTGCATCACACCTGTACTGCGTCACACCTGCACCGTgtcacacctggggcacacctgatCCACCccacacacctggggcacacctgaaCCGTGTCACACCTGTCCTACACCTGAGCTCACCTCCCCCACGTACTCTGTGACGAAGGAGTTCTTGCGGATGCGCTGCAGCGTGCGCACgccctgtcacacacacacacacacacacacacacacctgtgctgTGTCACGCCTGTCACGCACACCTGTATCACACCTGTACCACACCTGTGGCACTCACCTCCCCCACGTACTCCATGACGAAGGAGTTCTTGCGGATGCGCTGCAGCGTGTGCACgccctgtcacacacacacacacacacacacacacacctgtgctgTGTCACACCCGTATCACACCTGTACCACACCTGTATCACACCTGTGGCACTCACCTCCCCCACGTACTCCATGACGAAGGAGTTCTTGCGGATGCGCTGCAGCGTGCGCACGCCCCAGCCGCGCCCGTCGCCGGTGCGGAAGATGCACAGGTCGTAGCGGATGCCGCGCTGCACCACGCGGTTGGGGCACTCGGCGCCGCAGCGGCAGCGCGAGTTGCACTCGTAGATGGGCAGCCCCGCCCGGATGCGCACCTGCCCGGCCTCGTTGTAGGCGAACCTGTTGCGCGAGGCGCCCGGGCAGCAGCCCCCGGCCAGCGTGGCCTCGGCCAGGCAGTCCCGGCACTCGCAGCCGGCCGCCACGGGCGTCAGCGCCACGCCCGCGCCCACCTTGTACTCGTTGACGTAGACGAAGTCGCGCGGCGGCCCGTGCAGGTCCACGTCGTTCTCCACGGCGATGCGGCCGCGGTGGCTGCGCGTGAGGTTCAGGTGGCGCTCCCAGCGCCGCAGCGCCCGCCGCTGCTCCGCCTTCTGCGCCAGGTAGGACACGGCGCGCGCGGGCAGCCCGCGGGGCCCCGGCCGCACCGGCCCGCCCGGGGCCCGCGCCAGGTCGGcgtgcagctgctgcagcagcccccgGCAGCGCAGGTTGCGGCGCGGCTCCCAGGTGTTGGCGGAGGAGGGGTAACCGCGCCACTTGACCAGGTAGAACTCCTCGTCCTGTGGTGGGGGGGGGAGAATGGGGGGTtagggg
Above is a genomic segment from Ammospiza caudacuta isolate bAmmCau1 chromosome 32, bAmmCau1.pri, whole genome shotgun sequence containing:
- the WDR13 gene encoding WD repeat-containing protein 13 produces the protein MAAVWQQVLAVDARYAAYRTPQLPQFRTQYVRRRSQLLRERAQGGHLAGEARRWYLRLRARLLAQRYGALSEAGSCRSALRASRTTLDRMEDFEEDPRGSRGHRRSLSRSSGPGGLRGGPDERPPGVVPTPLAEASRAMAGDTTLSENYAFAGVFHVFDQHLDSAVRKVQFAHDERHLLACCSLDGTLSVCRLAPGPPAVLRRLRGHGAGVSDFAWSLSNDVLVSTSLDGTLRLWDPGDGRCIRRVPDPDGAALLCCAFQPLNNNLTVVGSARHMVRVVNISTGKAARGGTGRLPGRVLALCFDAPGRVLWAGDDRGSVSSFLCDPGTGRLTKASRVLVQAGGSITSLSARAWASREAPDPSLLVNACPDRLLLFRVVEDEGGSGAPGLRLRRSFPTRHREQPLRSCFCPLMSFRQGACVVTGSEDASVHFFDVGRAARATVNTLQGHGAPVLAVAFNCDESLLASGDAAGTVIVWRRQHA
- the SUV39H1 gene encoding histone-lysine N-methyltransferase SUV39H1, which encodes MAENLKECSVCCLSPWSQLQELCRLQRLRCRALGVTRRNLADFEVELLCDYRRVRDEEFYLVKWRGYPSSANTWEPRRNLRCRGLLQQLHADLARAPGGPVRPGPRGLPARAVSYLAQKAEQRRALRRWERHLNLTRSHRGRIAVENDVDLHGPPRDFVYVNEYKVGAGVALTPVAAGCECRDCLAEATLAGGCCPGASRNRFAYNEAGQVRIRAGLPIYECNSRCRCGAECPNRVVQRGIRYDLCIFRTGDGRGWGVRTLQRIRKNSFVMEYVGEIITSEEAERRGQVYDRQGATYLFDLDYVEDVYTVDAAHYGNISHFVNHSCDPNLQVYNVFIENLDQRLPRIALFATRPIRAGEELTFDYNMHVDPVDAESTRMDSNFGLVGGSLGGSPRARGRIECKCGAASCRKYLF